The DNA region CCGATGACCATCGAGGAGTTCCGCCGGGTGTTGCTGGACCACATCTTTGAAGGAAAAAAGCCGATTCCGGAATACAAGCTCACGGAATCGGACTTTGAGAAGATCCACGAAATCTCCCGGCAACGCTATCAGCAGTGGGATTGGAATTTCGGTGAATCCCCCGAATTCAACGTACAGCAATCGAAGCGCTTCCCGATCGGCTCGATCGATGTCCGGCTGGATGTCGGGGAAAAGGGGATCATCCGGGGCTGCAAGATCTACGGGGACTTTTTCGGCATCGGTGACGTGGCGGACATCGAACGGCGACTGACCGGCTGCCGGTATGATCGGGAAGCGATCGAAGCGGCTCTATCCGACATTGACGTGAAGCATTATTTCGGTGACATCGGCAAAGATGAATTCATCGACCTGGTGTACTGAGACGGATGCTGCGGCGTTGATTCTCCGGCCGGGACGGCCGGCCGTCAGTGGATCATGCCCCAGAGGTGCCGGATGAGCAGCAAGAACACAATTCCGGCGATGATCGCCATCACAAGGGTCTGAATCCATCTCCACATGCGATCATTCTCCTTTCCCGCGACGATGCCGTGAGTGAACGAAAGCGATGTCAATCCGAATCGACGGTGCAGGACTCGCGGAGGATTTACCCGCGGGTTGGCGAGATTCTTCTTGTGGATGTACATGATTTACCCGATTTCAGGAAAAAGATTCGGGATGAAACCCACATCAAAGCGGCCGACCCGAAACAGACCGGCACGGAGGCCTCCGTGATCTTCGGAGGCTGTTTTTTGTGCCGGCGTTGTCCCTCCCGCACAAGCCGGTATGAGCGGAGGCACGGGCATTCCGCGGGCTCTTTCTTCGGCGGGTTGCCGGGGAATGTGCAGGGTGGAAGATCTCCGGGAATCGGGGCCATGTCCGGCGTTTAGGGTTTGCCCGGGGCGGACATCCGGGAAGCGGAGGCTTTTTCCTCCTGTTTTCGCCACTCCGAGATCATCTGTTTGACCGTCTGCTGCACGACGGCGGCCGGCTCTTTCTTCATCCGGCGGGCGATCTCTTCCAGATCGGCGATCTCCCGGTTGGTCATCCAGAAATGGAACGAAATGAACGCATCCTCGTCTTCATGATGGCGGGTTTTTCTGCGAAACCACATGTGATTCACTCTCCCGTGCTGATATTTGTCTGAAGGGGACACATTTTGTTCATCACCGATGATAGTCCAAACATTGGAAATTGTGCAAGTGTTTGGTGAGAAGACGTTGTCAAGGAGGCAGCGGAGTCTTTTTTGCACTTGCATGACGAACGTTCGTTCGATATCATCGGATTCAGGAAGCAACCGTTCGCGCGTTTCGGGAGGGAATCCAACATGTTTGATTTCTGGCTCAGCGATGCCCAGCGTCTCGCCTTTGAACTGGAGTGGCAAAGGATGGAGGAAGAGTGGGAACGAAGGGACATGGAGAAGAGACGGAGGCAGGATGAGGCGGTCCGGGAGGAAGAAAAATCGGCATGATGCCCCCGTTTGGAGACGGAAAGCCGTTTTTTGACGAATCAAAAGGCCAGCCAAAACAGGCTGGCCTTTTTGTTGTCCCCGGTGGGCATGCCGGCGCGTCAGGAAGGGTCCGTTTCTTCTTTGACGGCGATGAAACAGCCGGTCTGCTTTTGCATGCGGAATTCTCCTTCCCGTTCGATGATGCGGTCCACTTTCTTTCTGACGGCATGATACAATTCTTCGATCAGGGAGTCGGGGATTTGTGTGCGAAGTTCGGTCCCTTCTTCATAGCCGCGTTCCATCATGCCGGACGCATAATACTCCATCAACGCTTCGGAAGAACGGACCACGATTTGGTCGCAAAGGGTGCGCAATTCAAACCAGGAAAAGTGGGGGCGAATGAAGGAAGCGCCGTTTTCGACGGAGAAGCGGATATAATCGTTGCGGTTCTGGACGGCCTCCGGAGGAAAGCCCAGGATTTGCTTGCATTCGGTGTGGATTTGTTCCAGTTCGAACAGGTTTTTGTGGCTTCCGGTCGACAGCAACAGTGTGCCTCCGGGTTTGAGGACGCGTTTCAGCTCGCGGATGGCGTGGGGGATGTGTTCCAGGTGATACAGCACGAAATGGGCCATCACCAGATCGAAGGTTTCGTCGGGAAACGGAAGCTTCTCCTGAAGATCGCCCTGCACCAGCGAGACGTTGTCATAACCTTGGGCCCGCTCTTTCAATTCTTTCAGTATGCCGGAGGAAAGATCCAGCCCGGTGATTTTGCCGCTTTTGCCTTTGAGACGTTCGGCCAGAGGGAGCAGAAAGACTCCCGTGCCGCAGCCGGCATCGAGGATGTGCTCATGGCCTTCCAGTGGGATCTGGTCGAGGAT from Staphylospora marina includes:
- a CDS encoding class I SAM-dependent methyltransferase codes for the protein MIRRESVLAQYKGPNRLETRIRFHRDCSRAPHPFPEWILDQIPLEGHEHILDAGCGTGVFLLPLAERLKGKSGKITGLDLSSGILKELKERAQGYDNVSLVQGDLQEKLPFPDETFDLVMAHFVLYHLEHIPHAIRELKRVLKPGGTLLLSTGSHKNLFELEQIHTECKQILGFPPEAVQNRNDYIRFSVENGASFIRPHFSWFELRTLCDQIVVRSSEALMEYYASGMMERGYEEGTELRTQIPDSLIEELYHAVRKKVDRIIEREGEFRMQKQTGCFIAVKEETDPS